gagaaaattaattttatgggggatctgaaaaataaatttatagtgatttttgaaatatttttgaatatcacaacaaatttaaatttatagttatttttgaaGCATTTGTAAGTGGCTCAATATGTTTTTGGGGCACGATTACACGcaacattattattaatgccctaatagttaaaataccccaataaactatctattaagacatttttaaatgtcTCTTAATCTAAAATTTGTTGTAATGATACTTGGTAATTTTATGTAATAAGGTTTACATAAACAGTGCCGACTCAAGACATAGGTCACTAGGGCACCCAAAAATGTGCGACTctaaaatcactaattttgatcactaattatttaaaatttatttttttattttttaagatataaaattattaattctatttcatgatgatttttcttttaaatccatactctatttattttgttgttctatTTAGACAAAAAGAAAACCCAACTCTTAAACTTATGAATTATCTTTTAACATTAAATGATGAATAGTGAGATAtcatttaaatgagaaattatAGTGCATTTGTGTTGCATAAGAGAAGCATTTTTTGACCTttttaaacagtaatttaatatatatatatatatagctagttGGATAAACATGGAATATGCATGTAAAaagtaataaattatataaattaaaacaatttgatTTAAGATTGAAAGATTTTATATCTTTAAAAAGATTTAATACCAAATAATTAACATGAAAATACACTCAAATCACTAAATCAAATGAGGGAccttttattttaatcttaattagattTGCTTGATCCAAAATTAtgctctttatttattttattttggtgggtTGACCGTTTGATCTCACCCTATAACTTTTGTGAGTGTTTGGTGGTTTTTGGCTTTGTATTtggtatatattatattttaaataattttattggggataaagtttagaaaatttattgaatttttaatccATTTAAGTGTTCGTGTTTTATaggttaaatttaatatttaatatttaaataaattaaaaattaatttaggaaTCACTATTCGTCTTTGTTTGGTAAGTCTTGGATGTTTTTTCCGTCCGatcttcaataaaaaaaaaataaagaaaatatatgcaGAGAGATATTTAAGGTGGGTTGACGCGTGCACAGTACCGCGTGGCGGCGTGCCTTTCTCTGTCCTCTTGTATCTTTAtagttttacttttttttcttggccttttgtctcttattatatatatagttttctaCTTATCTTCTTGGCTTTCCCTACTCTGAGGAGGGTGCATGTGCGCATCTCTTCTAATTTATTAAGATAATTGTTAAATAGAAacaagtatattttatttttagagaaCATTTAGTCATATTTATTGTCAGGAAGCTTGTTTTTCTTTATTGCTGTTGGCctaatttccttttcattttcatttcatggATCAAATATTTAGTTTGTGATAATtacgtaattttttattttagattttaaaatatcaaatagttttgatttgtttttttttttttttttttgcttttaaaaAATACTCATATGTtatcataattttcaaaatatcgtCATAGAAGATGGAAATTTTGtgtaaagaaaaattgaaatcttgtattataaatttaaaattggaGTTTGATTTCTAATTCTATAGATGTTTGGTAATCTTATGTAGTAAGACTTACATAAATAACGAGATTAATATGTCCAAGAGAAAGAGATTTAAAGGGTGCCAGTAAAACCAATTATGCATAATAATGAAGACAAAATGTATGACATTTTGATTTCTTCTGAGTTCTTTAATAAAGTTAGTCTTGTtagtgaaaagaaaaaagaacttaTATAAGCAAGAAGTAGAGGTGTGCAAAGGATAAAAATTacttagaatttttatttttttatttttgtttatggaGGAGTattgagttttctttttttcttttttatcgtACATTCAAGTAGAGGTTAGTTTCctgataaaaagaaagaaaaaaaaattgagggtATCTCCATTTGATCATAAATGAAATGACCCTCTTAACTCAGAAAAGGACTCCAATTAAGGCCCAACACAGACACATCAAAAGAgttacaaatataattaatctcgaaagacaacaacaaaagaaaatgaaagctaTTCAAAACCAAATGGAGGGAGTACTGGCATGGAGGGCCGGTGAGGACACAAATTAAGAGCCAGAGAGAGCTCTCCAAGGCTACCCCTCCATCAAAcccattaattattaatatatatatattgaacaaATAACGAACTATAGAAAGTCCCAGAAAGGATAAACAGGACTTATTGAGACACTCCAAATTGATACAGAGATCGGATCGCACAATATCCATCTCAGAGCCACCAATGATGAGTGAGTAACGCAATGAGAAGAATTCCCATTAATATTGTACAGGACACGGTACTCCACCCCAGATTAATCCGTTGCGGGGAACAAGATGATGGAGGAGGTGTACTACTACTTGGAGATATTGCAGATTTACCTGGAGGAGACGACTCTGCACCACAAGACAACTCCCTTATCTTAAGCAAGCAAGAATTAAACATCTATATACAATAAGAGCAGCTCAACTCAAGGCTATGAGATTAcctgatgatgatgatcgagTTTGATTGTAGAACTTGAAATTGGTCTCATACTGAATATTGCAGACAACTTTAAGAACTCTCCCTCCAAGACGATTATTGCAACACCCCGGCAGTTCACCGATGGCCTCATTCACACAATCGTTACACTGTTTCTGTGACAAATCCGGCGTGCACTGCGCCATCCCGTATATAGTCTGATTGTCCGGGCCCTGCTGGCTGCCGGTGGCGAACTTGAGGTCTGAGCCGCCCGTCGCTGCCTGGCTTTGCAGCCGCCGGAGCAACTCACTCAGTACCTTATTGTACTGTTCCGCACTCGTGTAGTTGTGCGTAGGGTTATACGCGTACACGCTCGGCCTCTGCAGGTCCGCGGTAATATTGTTGGGCGAGCGGTATCTCAGCATGCACTGGTCGTAGCCCCCCATGGCGGCCTTGTAGTTTGGACAGATCTGTTTGATCATGACGGAGGAGTCGTTGACGCAACTCCGGCAGATGTCGGGCTCGACGTCGCCTCGGCAGAGCACGACGGCTTCGATTTTGTCATCGGAGGTTTGGCCGACGGAGGTGGTGTTGAAGCCGTACTTGTTGACGTTGGGGGCAAGAGATGAGAGGAGAGTGTCGAGGTTTTTCTGGTAAGGGCTgttgttttggtatttttcaCTCCCTAAGCAGGCCTTGAGGAAGTAGCTCTGAGCAGAGATGGAATTGATTAGGGTTAACGGCATAAGAAAGGAGAGCAGGAACACAATCAGCTGTCTCCACAAAGAATCCATTTCCagctcgctcgctcgctctctctctctctctctcctaactTTATAGAATTATCATGGGTTGAAGCACTAATAAGGGCAGGACACCATAGGGATATGGCTACTGGATAAAGAGCActctactactactactattaCTACTAGTATTTGTAATCGTTATTTTAAGAGtaacattaattattaagatAATGATTAAGTAGCAATaagtatattttatgtttaaatcatatttatttattatattttattttaaatatttaaataatcttattgataattgattaaataattcaaacatGAAACATTTAAGGTAATGATTAAGaaacattaaatatattttatttttaaatgaaatatatttattatattttatttttaacatttaaacaattttattaattaatgataaatatatgatattttaaattatttaaaatcaaaCTATATTTGTTACTATTTATCATAGCAATTACCCTTTCATTAATATCTTTGGTTTGGGGTGAAGAGATAAAAGTGTGCTTAGATATTATTCCATAGTGATGAAAAGACTTGGTCAAGTGGGTCCCCGG
This genomic stretch from Diospyros lotus cultivar Yz01 chromosome 1, ASM1463336v1, whole genome shotgun sequence harbors:
- the LOC127795567 gene encoding cysteine-rich repeat secretory protein 38-like, which translates into the protein MDSLWRQLIVFLLSFLMPLTLINSISAQSYFLKACLGSEKYQNNSPYQKNLDTLLSSLAPNVNKYGFNTTSVGQTSDDKIEAVVLCRGDVEPDICRSCVNDSSVMIKQICPNYKAAMGGYDQCMLRYRSPNNITADLQRPSVYAYNPTHNYTSAEQYNKVLSELLRRLQSQAATGGSDLKFATGSQQGPDNQTIYGMAQCTPDLSQKQCNDCVNEAIGELPGCCNNRLGGRVLKVVCNIQYETNFKFYNQTRSSSSESSPPGKSAISPSSSTPPPSSCSPQRINLGWSTVSCTILMGILLIALLTHHWWL